The Flexistipes sp. genomic interval AACAAAATATTGCAAAAAATATAGTTTCCTGTAAATTATAACTAAGAATTTTTAGGAGAATTAAATATATGAAAGAGTTGATTTTTCAAATTGAAGATGATCCAGAAGGTGGCTTTACTGCCAGAGGTTTAGGAGAAAGCATTTTTACCGATGGAAACAGTTGGAAAGAATTAAAAACAAATATAAAAGATGCCGTAAAATGCCATTTTGACGAAAGTGAAATTCCAAAAGTGATAAGGCTTCATTATGTTAAAGACGAGATAATGGAAGTTGCTTCGTAAAAATGTCAATGCATCAGATTTGATTACATTCCTGCAACAATACGGATATAGAGAAGTGAGGCAAACCGGAAGTCATATAAGGTTAGTTTCAGAATACAAACAACATAAACATAAAATAACAATTCCAAACCATAAACCAATAAAAATAGGTACTTTGAATAGCATTGTTAATAACGTAGCAGAATATGTGGGTAAAGAAAAACATGTTATTATCAATGAACTAAACGAGAGTCTTTAGTAAGAATGGATAATCTATAATTCATGAAAATCATTTTAATGTTTGCTGGACCTGACAGGTAATACCAAGTTGCATTTGTTAAAGTAACAAAGGATGCACGGTGTTAGCTTGCCAAAGCAGTTTTTGCAAAACTATCATTGTAGTCATGGCGGGGCTCAGCCCGCTGTCTGACACGTGAAGCCCCACTTCCAAAACCTTTTTAGGCTTGAGACTTTTGAATAATTGCCTTATTGTCACCCTGAACTTGGTTCAGGGTCTCATAAATTGTTGATAATCATAGATCCCGAAACAAGTTCGGGATGACCTTTTATAGTTATTCAAAGCTCTCGGCTTATTATTCTTTTGACAACAACTTGTAAGCCAGTAGGAGAGACCATTTCCTCCCCCAAGCACATAAGAATTTATGTACTCGGTTAGGCGGGGTACTTATTCAAAGTTCTAATCACGGAAACGGTTTGAAATAGTCAAAATAATCGATATTATCGCTGTAAAAGTATTTAATGCGGTTATAATAGTTGTTGTCTTCCATTGAACAGACGATTGAGATGAGATAATTGCCGTTTTCTGTTACAAAATCTCCGGTTTCGCAGTTTACATCGTAATAGCCTGAATTTCTTAAATCATTTTCTTTTGAGGAAACCAGCCCGCTCATATCTTCATAATTTATTTCACAAGGCCAGCCGTAGGGAAAGAGGGAATCACCGTTTACAGTTTCACTGTATGAATATTCGTCGCAAAAACCATTTTCGCAGATTTCTTTTTCCACCTGGAGTATATAGCTGTTGTTGAAGGTTTGGCATGAGCCTGGATTAAAAGTTATATCCACAATATTTATATCGGTTGTACGTTTGTCGATATAAACTGTGTGGTCAAAGTCCTCTTTATCTATTTTTTGTATACGGGTCAGGTAATCCATGTATCCCCTGAAATTTATTTCTGTATTTTCTATATCAAAATCACTTCCGAAAAAAATATACCATTGAAGCTGCGAATCGGCATCCGAAGAACTGTAATAAGTGCTGAAACCTATGTTGCAAGCGGCTAAAAGAAAAATTGCAGGAATGATTAACAGTAACTTTTTCATGATAATAAGCAAGATCCCCCGTAAAATTTAAATATTAATATTATATTGATTAAAATATATAAAATTGCAATGTTTTATAACTGCTATGCTCCTATTTATTAACGAGCCACAGCTATAGC includes:
- a CDS encoding type II toxin-antitoxin system HicA family toxin; protein product: MITFLQQYGYREVRQTGSHIRLVSEYKQHKHKITIPNHKPIKIGTLNSIVNNVAEYVGKEKHVIINELNESL